The DNA region agttcttaagttttgaattgtaaatatgtataatgtttaataaactatttcaaataaaaaaaagagtaaaaaagAGTATTATTGCGTATGTGTTTCAAATACAATGTAGggtgtgtgatttttttttattgaatgagtctatctttttatgcaaaattaataaaaatatattagcattctgcactccttctttataaaaactataagtgtgtgaattttcatactcctccgtccgcgcaatttacgtaaaaaggagtacaaagtttttgcttcacgtttgaatataactatatagatgtttaagaaaaaaatttaaaaaaaaatcgttttgttttaattttttctacagATATTTTTGCTtgcaaaatattcataaaatataatcatatatggaataaaatatttttaattccacACGCGAGTAAATACTTCAGTTAAGTACATCCAAACAGACGGACACGGAAAAACGAGatgcaattaatatttataaacatgcAGACATTTATTGCCGCGTTCTCGTGATTGTgtggtttaataataatatcataataataatataattatataatatgacgATGACTATTCTGGTGTCGTGGTGAAGTTCCAATTCTCCCTAAGAAACTGTATCAGGTCCATTGTATAAGAAATGAATGAGGAGTGAAATCCTGTGAAACAACTAATGCTTACGCTCAGTGACGCTATTTTTATatccctatccccaattccctccaggagctctcgTCACCTTACTGACTATCACCagtaggaacacaacactgcttgaaagcagtattatatagatgtgatcttctgtaaggtcgaggcactaccccagtcgtgctgctccatgttttgagcaggtaatttcctgctgtgccctacttcagttggGTCTTGTGTCTCTATTTATATTGGGAGAATTTTTGAGTCTTCatcatattgaaaaattaaattaatttgattctGTATATAgcctacataatttttttttcaagccCATTGACGCAGACGACTGTCATTTAATagaccattttattttttaaatatcgcggTAAACGTTTTTAAGGCGTGAACTAAAGTCGTGTATCGGATCTGacacttttttaaccgacttccaaaaaaggagaaggttctcaattcgactgtatttttttttttttatgtatgttacatcagaacttttgaccgggtagaccgatttcgacaaattttattttaatcgaaaggtggtgtgtgccaattggtcccatttaaatttatttgagatctaacaactatttttcgagttatatctaataatgcgtttttacttgacgcttttttcgtcgccctacgttgtattataccgtataactttctactggatgtaccaattttgataattctttttttgttggaaaggggatatccctagtttggtaccgtgataaggaaatgatgatgggatcccagagaaatcgagggaaactttcgaaactccgtaataattttttactgggtgtaccgattttgataatttttaatttaatctaaagctgatgtttatcatgtggtaacatataaattttatcgagatctgataactactttttgagtaatctttgataacgcgtagttgcttgtctattttttcgtcgatctacgttgtgttacttgtcgttTTCTTGCCAACAGAGTGGTGACACAACTAACAACAGttacaatacaattttttacaaatatatatattttcactaCGCAGTACGTTGTTTACCAATATCaataatactgttattttaatttgaaatatacgcggtatatatttatttaatgattaatattatgtttatttacacTGCACAATTTCTTCAAGCGCTTGTAAATATAGTCATCAGTAGCTGAGAATGTAGGCTAATAATATACGAGTGTAATAAGTGGTATGTAGTAGTGAGATGGCGCCTGCTTTGTTGAAACACAAGGACACAAGTATCTATCTAGATAATTACTAATGATTGTATtaaggtattattataattatgactgTAAAAAAAGTCAGTCGGTATGTAGGTCTGTATGTTTTAGAGTTACGTTCTTAATGGAGGTCTAAATATATGAAAACGTatattaatttctataaaaaacccAGGTAAGACGAAGGAAGCAAGCATTGTACTTCTGAACGTTTTAAAGTAATGAGTAAGGgaaatagtaataaaaccaTTTTTTACTTGACGTTCGAAACGTGacgaacgaagttccttacggcaggcttgacatttggctgggcgagcgaactgaaaaaaatgtgatactaaaaccgtaagaaaaatatataacggaagtgacgtaatatcattcacacgactgtataatatgacgtttgtaaaactaaaatattactagtaaacttttaaaattatttatgtaattttatgtcgacaaaaataaataaagacataattatgtttttttatttcacttaatagtttgaattattattattattattttgtttgatttattttattttattttacggtatttgttattttctaaaatttcctagatacttttatgtacttaattaaaaaccaatcaacaaaatttaaaaaaagaatcaagaactagaaaatataggtatataaaattcaacatttttttttcaaattgtgttgcttctagtATAGAAGGAACCGattccgaaggaacttcgttcctacctggtgtcccatgacaccacatttttagttttgtttaaaattgccttaattacttataaaaatctttgCAGATTACAtcaatctttaaataaataaataaaaaaacttcgcttaaaaattcgcgccaaaatgtTTTGAGAAAAATGGTAAGCCGTGTTTATACACATCTGTCCAAAAacgtcaaataaaatataccattttATTCAATTCTGGTGTAAATAACAACAAACTAATACCTAAcgtacaaaataattatcatacaaTTAAAACAGATGCCCTCGACTAATTTATCAAATCAACCAAAGCATCGACGTAGCAGCGATGCGATAAAATCGCTCACAATACGAACGTCGCCACTGCAGCGCGACACTTGCGCGACCAGTGACGCCACAGTTCTGCCGCCATCTTAGCTAGTCGCTCAGTGTGTAGCGCGCGGGTCGCACGCTgttgtttacaaaaatatcaataaatatgtcCGATATAGACCCAGAAAAGTTGATCAAAGCTATTAAAATGCGTCCAGCTCTTTACAACAAGAACGACAAATTGTACCACAGCCATAGAAAGCATAAAGAGAAGATATGGCGCGAAATATCCGAGGAGGTACACGGGAATTGGAACCAACTTAGTCAGTTGCATAAGGTCGAATATGGTATGTACGTTTAGCTTTGTTGACGTGTGGACGATTCGGTTTAGATGTCATGAACTTTATTCGCATGGATTACggtttaagtttatttgagagtTCATCGTTGCAAGTGATAAGGCGGTTAGTGTAGTATAGGACATAATATTGAAAACTAGATAACGAACGAACTGTTAGTGCTTGTTGGAATCTGCTGCGTCTGTTTGTACTTCGATATTGTGATCGAGATAGCGGTAATTGTATGCACATTTATGACGAACCTGCGAAGGTTTTGTTTGTATACACTTAGTACTTCGAGTATGTTGTATGTTCTAGATAATCTCGAAAATCACTAAACTGGTTTTTGTTTTCTAGTAtacctaataattatttaattaacatttttcttcaatttaccTCATGATAACATATATTACCTTCCTCTTGCGTTTTATTTATATCCTATAATCATATTACATAGTATTAGTTTATTTAAGCACATTTATAGCttgtttacatattaaaaacccATAAAAACTAATTAGATTACGGATTTTATCATTTACAAGGGatgcattttaattaaaaatataataatttcgtaATATATTAGTTAGTGCTGACATAAAAACCGAGTGAACATTGCATCGATTAGTTCTCTAACATTTATTCCATATTTTATGCTAATCTTATGGTAAATGTTATGGGTAAAGATTACGCCttcatgtttaaatttaatggcGCAAGAGAATACTTTAAActcgtattaatttttttttataaatagttttagtcGTGCTCCAATCAACATTGTTGTGagaatgtttaaatatatacacattattttatacaCAACATGTCTGATTTTATGTAAAGTAACATGTGTTTAACATGAAATTTTTCAAACTTCACAACACATCTCGTACTTTAGTTGTAAACTTCACGAAACTGTATCTGAAACTGAAATACGTTTGATAAATTTTGCAGTTCGAGAAATCCAGAAGCGTTGGAAAAGCTTGAGAACGTGTTTCTCTAGGGAGTTAGCTTTGCAAAGAAAGGAAAACATAAAACGGGAATCTGATCAACACGTCAAAAGAAGAAAGAGGTACGAATATTTCAACAATCTTCTATTCCTTATGGACAGCACCGATGGTGGTGATGAAACGAGAGAAAGCGATGATTCAGCAGACCCTTTAGAAAGTAGCTATCAGCCAGAAGATATAATTTATGACTACGGTGAAGCTTCAAGTGAAGTTAAAAACGTACAAACCATGAACATAGTGAATGTTCCAGAACAAAGTTATCCACAGCCGCAAGTAGTCTACGAAAGAAATAAAACGTTGGAAGAAAAAGTTATAGAtatgttaaaagatattaagaAGGATGAAAACGATGAAGATAGGCAATTTATGTTGTCTCTAGTACCGACTTTTAGGAAGTTGAATGCAAAACAGAAATTGTCTGCaagaattgaaatattaaaagttttgcaGAATATTTCTTTTGGGGAAGACTAGATTTAATTTAAGAGACAAAGTCATCATGTTaagattatgtattttttttttttttactttttagtaagTATTAagtctataaatataatgaatttttaaagtgTTTTTCATTTTGCGATGACgaaattcttttaatataaaatatgatgaaGCTTAAAATAGGTAAAAAGCAAAATACAACGTTCAGAGCTATCTTAAGAATCTCGATTCTTGtcctcttttgttttattttatgataaaatcttTAACGAAAACGAGATCGtgatttatattgttaaaaattctaGCGAAATTGAATAAAGCCTtgctaattttgtatttttaaaaacggaACACGTTAATGTTGGCATTATACGATAAAGTTAAGAATATCTCAGTGAAGACAAAAAAGACGCACTTAAAGAATGCGTTCGACTGTCGCTCACGAAGACTGTGAAATGGtcggtattttaattaaaacataccGTGTATTTACTCATTTGCTGCTAGGCTCAATTTTATTCCTTTGTGTTCTTTAATATCTTTTGATGCGTATATTGAcctattttacttaaattttaatgaaaattatttactatatcCATAATTACTCACTAGAAAAATTGCAGTTTTGATATTGAACATAACAtttcttttactttaaaaagcatcagtaaaacttaatatttactGTCAATTACAACGATGATTAAGGAATAATCAATACTTAAAATTTACAGTTTTTGTCCTTCTATTTGCTTCATATACTTAAATGTCATTTTAACTGGTAAGTAAATAGATTATACGTCGACACCAAAAGgtgaaaataagaaaagtaagtactaaaaaaatgtCTTAAAGAAAAAGTCACAGGCGCGACAGCCAGAGCAAACAtagaactttaaatttattgtaccAAAATATAAAGACTCAATTATATGTAAAACTAGCtcgtacccgcgacttcgtccgtgtggaatagtGATTTTGAAAccttcttcattggtgctccgctccttttggtcttatggtgatgatatatagccttcctcgataaatgggctatctaacattgaaataatttttcaaatcggaccagtagttcttgagattagcgcgttcaagataacaaacaagtttttttattagGATACActtatttccatacaaattatAAACGATAATACATACGTAGACGTGTAAGCTTCAATTCTATCAAATGGTTGGGTTCTACTTAATCCAAAGTCTATGTCAAGTAGGTCCAACATTATTCCTTGACTACAGAAGCGTCGCATGTCTCGCGCGCCTCTACAATTCCCTGCTAACATTGTTACGTATTTGTTTTGCGATTGCAAATAGATTTAGCATTCACCGTTCAAAGAAAATCTAATTTTGCGTTTGGGTATCGAGAAATGGAGATGTTTTAGCGGTTTCGTGCGTGAGTTGTTAGTGAtgaataatttctaaaatttgatttcattgtgtttatttttatttacgacaAGTTACTATTCTAGATTTCagtttaaattaactttttttttaactttctaaaaaggaggaggtttgattcgattgtatttttttagatacctcagaacttttgactgggatgatttttttttaatcgaaaaatggCGCGTCAAGTGGTCTcatttatatatctaataattgtttttcatcgacctacgttgtattacaccgcaTATGAGATCTAATAATGAtcgttttgagtaatctttgatattacttgactattttttcgtctactaacgttgtattacttgtagatgtaattgaagtcagtgttttgtttgcgtgcaaacacaattattgtatgtttaacgagtattattataatcaatatgtatacatttttctAAATCTTGATTTTATTCCTTTTTAACACGTCTAAAAACTTTTAAGGAAAGTAAGACACAACATACATATTGTATACAATAAAACTATACTCCCGAGcggctttaataataaatttcttgaAATCGTCTTTATTTGACCAAGtagttgttgtttttattttcacattacTTCTAACCTTCGTATTGTAACTAAACTATTTCTCAGAAACGATTCTGCTATTGTTACTCGTTGATTTACAACACaaaaatactcgtacatacgACACATACACTCGTACATACACTTGTACATACACTCAAGAACAATCTAAAGACTTAATATCAATGCGAAAATTAAGttaagaattataattaaaacgagAAACGAGAAAGCGCTACAGGTAAAAATAACTCTTAATGGTGATATGTCCGTCAAGATAACAATGCAGTCAATTATTCTCGGAAGATCTCTGTGTGAGCAGATTGTGAGCAACCAATGACTCGTACTGAACGTTGAAACTAATTGCAAATAGCTTGTCTGCCTCgggtttaaattataaatctcaATGAGCGctgtttaatttttagtatgATTGTCTGGAGAAAGTGTTCTGACATACGCTAGTTAAGTCATTTTTAAATGGGATCTCTTACGAAAGATATAATGCATAATTAGAAGTCATTTCGCGTACCTCTAGTTATAGTCAAAGATAACAAACGatatatttgaaaatgttaGCGCGGTGGTGCAGTTGCGATCCTGTTACAAATACTTTTAACAATATCCACAACTGTCATAAGGTTCATCGACAGTATTAGTTGTAGATTTGTGTATTTCTGGAAACCTAGATTTTATTATACTGGGGATGGTTTAGTGTGAGGTGGTTATGAATTTTTACATGTATATTTAGAGTAAACTGGGTGGTGTTAATGACGGAAGAAGGTTGTTGTCGCGTTCTTCTAGCCGCTTAAGTCTGAAACCAAATTTGATCAGGTGCCACTTACGCCGACACTGTCTAAATAGTCTGCAACAGACGGACTAAAGCCAATGATGACGAGTTTTAGAGTAGAACGAATTATACAATTTGATATAAGATTTAAAACCGATTCAACGTTTTTCAAGTTTTGTGTTGCAAATACTTCGACTGGCAGGTGAGCTGTCAATCAGAAAACCGCCACTCGATAACAATGCAGCTGCCTCACGTCTGTCGGATGATATCAATCTGTCTTGGTTTTGATAAAACAACAAAACTGAGATAGTATTTTACACAACTAGCACAGATTAATAATAGGTAGTGAGTGGtattgtagttttttatttatttatttatacaactaggtcggcaatcaagcgtacggctcacctgatggtaagcgattaccgtagcctatagacgcttgcaacactacaagcattgCATAGCGCGTTACCGATCTCCAATCCTCgtcaggagctctagtcacctaaCTCACCCACAggaacaacactgcttaaaaggattatttagctgtgatgttctgtaagttcgaggtacttccccgatCGGTCTGCTCCAAATTTTCAGTAGGATATTTCTTTCTGTACCCTCAGTCAAATCATTCTTTAAACAACAAAATAGTTTATAACCACATTTTCGCTACAATTTTCAGTACTAAACTTGGTTGTTAAAGCTGCGgtactttaaataaaagtaagcgTAACTCGAATTCGATTAGCATTAATTCCAGTCTTCGTGGAAACCACAAGTTAGATAACATCGGTTAGCTTAAGAAACGTTAGTACTCCATCAATTTCAAGGGCATAGCGAATTGGACCTTTAGTAAAACGACCTGTTACAAGgtttatatgatatatttattagatgttaattattttgattacttttaagatttatttggcgttttgaagtaaaacttcttcacgtacgcttgacttggggagtaacctaatgaatgcatgacgagatcgttacgaaaagtgtgatcgggcgaggcgaacggaagtttagaGGGAGATATAACTTAGTGAAAATACAaatagagagagttacgtttcttaagttttacttcagtcgtgtggtcttaagcacactcgttttttttaaaatattgttttgattatatgcaaatttttaattaattattctattacgcttcagcctgtaatatcccactactgggcataggcctctttccccatgtaggagaaggatcagagcttaatccaccacgctgctccaatgcgggttggcggatattattctattacttaacaaaataatgaaaattcaTAAACTATCTAGATtcaatttgattttttctttgtttgtaaTGGCTCAACTCAAAAACAAATTGACCGAAGAATTCTTTTATCAGGAAGACGCAATGTTTTGTTAATATCTTCTCGTCTAACTTCATACAGTAATACTTACCAGTTCTGTGTGATGACATTGTAAAACTATGTACTATGTTACTAGCGAACAGCGAAGTGtgttaaatactatttattatcaCTTTAATGTTGACTTCGAATATTTATCTTAGTAATTATGTTTTGTGTGTTTAAGGATGTTAATGTCCGAATAATGAGTAACGACCACACATACATATGTGTGTACATtgtatatacacacatacattatatacttattaagtCCTACAATATGTATTTCCCTAGTGTTTTTTACTTCAAATGTGTTTATGgaggtttttttatacaactaggtcggcaaaaagtgtacggctcacctgatcgtAAGCTATTACCAGcaccagaagctctggtcatcttattcaccacaggaacacaacaatgcttgaaagcagtattatttagctgtgatcttctgtaaggtcgagatactaccacAGTCAGCCTGCTTCAGATTGGACttgaaatatctttttttataccatGATGGCAAAAAAGACGTCGCCTGTtgttaagcggttaccgtaaacTATTGACTCCTATAATAACAGAAGCATTACAAGCACATTGTCGACGGGAGCTCGGACTACCTCAAGTACTTACTTCCTCAGAGTTTCAGCAAGATCTTAATGCTTGACGTCTTGATGTCAAAGATACGGACCGCAGGATATGTATATAGGCTTACGGATCCCAATGTGTCACAGAAAGAAGAACCATGACTTCACTCGATCCTCTATGGAAGTTTTAAAATGCGcacactacattttttttatatttgaatctgGTCCGCCtacacattctaaatttaatacatGGCCCTCTGCAAAATTTAGTTTGACACCCTTGTTCTAAATCCTCATATAGCCAATggttaaaactttgttttttaatacattttaaaaatgaaaataagtttCCGATTGGCATCAATGACCTTATGCAGTATATGAACACataaatatatgcataaaatatgcaaaacattacaaacaagcaataataaaaatggtTACTTTATGTGGTTGATTGACGcgctatattataattatttacgatgTTTTGATTGTTAGACATTGTTTGAACTTCTTTACaatgtttcttttaatttatttaatgatgtAAAATGTAGAAACCTGATTGATTACCGTATAATCAAATAACTTTTGTTTGCCagtaatcgaaaaaaaaattgacgaatTACATcgccaaataataaaaatagtcaaaGAAATACGCTATAAGTATTAAAGATACGTAAAGAACTCATCCGAtgtcaataaaattgaaatataatcaaatgacacgcaccagctcttgattaaaaattgaataatcgaaatcggtaaacccaatagagaacctcatcctttttggacgccaaaaaaaaactgataagcTTAAACGTTAACGAagcatacaatattttaaaattaattaattatttaatgtaccATGTATAAATGTTTTCTAATATGTTACGGCGTAAGTAAAACCGCAGGATTTAATTACTGTAacctttgttttattgtttacttgacccgccccgacttcgcacgggtgcaatgctgatactaattataacatatataaaactatcagtgttccccTACTATATCGTgcacgtattatacatataaacctttttatggaatcactctatttactaaagaaaactgcatcgaAATCCGTGgcttagttttaaagatctaagcatacagacagcgggaagcgactttgttttatactatgtagtgattacaCACGGACGATATTATCGCGGCTAGTGACATCTAGTGACgattctaatattatttaaaaaaacatacacattACTCTGTCAATAAACAAtcattgtttacatataaacctCGCTCATGGATTTTCATACATATtaacacaaattttaaaatgtacataattTCGATATAATTGTGGTATAAATAATTTCGGAATAaaactatgtattta from Melitaea cinxia chromosome 15, ilMelCinx1.1, whole genome shotgun sequence includes:
- the LOC123660200 gene encoding uncharacterized protein LOC123660200 produces the protein MTVKKRAGRTLLFTKISINMSDIDPEKLIKAIKMRPALYNKNDKLYHSHRKHKEKIWREISEEVHGNWNQLSQLHKVEYVREIQKRWKSLRTCFSRELALQRKENIKRESDQHVKRRKRYEYFNNLLFLMDSTDGGDETRESDDSADPLESSYQPEDIIYDYGEASSEVKNVQTMNIVNVPEQSYPQPQVVYERNKTLEEKVIDMLKDIKKDENDEDRQFMLSLVPTFRKLNAKQKLSARIEILKVLQNISFGED